A section of the Candidatus Legionella polyplacis genome encodes:
- a CDS encoding trypsin-like peptidase domain-containing protein: MHIFNIFLKKTLLILLIFFKTFVSLSFATNNILLNKENNIFTLSTILKQAMPSIVNIIAVQKNTNNIYLLNEKKTNNLQKKSSFYKKQKIQNIGSGVILDSKNGLVITNNHVISNASLILITLNNGKKINAKLIGSDSETDIAILKINIKNLPKISIGDSDKAEVGDFVVAIGNPFGLNDSGNNQTVTFGIISATKRNNLNIEKIENFIQTDAAINPGNSGGALLNMKGELIGINTAIISPHGGNVGIGFAIPINMAKKIARQLIKYGFIHRGLLGIIMQNLTPELAKAMGYSENLHGVIITKVEKESSAEKSGLKPKDIILQINETIVDKIEQIKFIMGLLRVGELIHLKILRNGKKIYLKSIIMDSKKYINKLQLKNPFLYGLALKNYEEYSSSYEHIIGVQIINVSKNSIGWKSGLQPNDIIISANNKTILNMNTLNSISKKTKSKLILQILREKKVLYIVLTSK; the protein is encoded by the coding sequence ATGCATATATTTAATATTTTTTTAAAAAAAACGTTATTAATATTATTAATATTTTTTAAAACATTTGTTTCATTATCATTTGCAACAAATAATATCTTACTAAATAAAGAAAATAATATATTTACTTTATCTACAATTTTAAAACAAGCAATGCCTTCTATTGTTAACATAATAGCTGTACAAAAAAATACCAATAATATTTACCTTTTAAATGAAAAAAAAACTAATAACCTTCAAAAAAAAAGTTCTTTTTACAAAAAACAAAAAATTCAAAACATTGGATCAGGTGTTATACTAGATTCAAAAAATGGTTTAGTTATTACAAATAATCATGTTATTAGCAATGCTAGTTTAATTTTAATTACGTTAAATAACGGAAAAAAAATAAATGCTAAGTTAATAGGTAGTGACTCAGAAACAGATATTGCAATTTTAAAAATTAATATTAAAAATCTTCCAAAAATTTCTATTGGTGATTCTGATAAAGCAGAAGTTGGCGATTTTGTTGTAGCTATTGGAAATCCATTTGGATTAAACGATTCAGGAAATAATCAAACAGTAACATTTGGAATTATTAGTGCTACTAAAAGAAATAATCTTAACATAGAAAAAATAGAAAATTTTATTCAAACAGATGCTGCAATTAATCCAGGAAATTCTGGTGGGGCTTTACTAAATATGAAAGGGGAATTAATAGGAATTAATACAGCTATTATTTCTCCTCATGGAGGTAACGTAGGAATAGGATTTGCTATACCAATTAATATGGCGAAAAAAATTGCCAGACAATTAATTAAATATGGTTTTATTCATAGAGGATTATTAGGAATTATTATGCAAAATCTTACTCCAGAATTAGCTAAAGCAATGGGTTATTCAGAAAATCTTCATGGAGTTATTATTACAAAAGTTGAAAAAGAATCTTCTGCTGAAAAATCTGGATTAAAACCTAAAGATATTATTTTACAAATAAATGAAACAATTGTTGACAAAATTGAACAAATTAAATTTATTATGGGATTATTAAGAGTTGGGGAACTGATACATCTAAAAATATTAAGAAATGGAAAAAAAATTTATTTAAAAAGTATCATTATGGATTCCAAAAAATATATAAATAAGTTACAATTAAAAAATCCTTTTTTATATGGATTAGCTTTAAAAAATTATGAAGAATATTCTTCATCATATGAACATATTATTGGAGTTCAAATTATCAATGTATCAAAAAATAGTATTGGATGGAAATCAGGATTGCAACCTAATGATATTATCATTTCAGCAAATAATAAAACAATACTAAATATGAACACTTTAAATTCTATATCAAAAAAAACAAAATCTAAATTAATATTACAAATACTAAGAGAGAAGAAAGTATTATACATTGTATTAACATCAAAATAA
- the asnS gene encoding asparagine--tRNA ligase, protein MYKTYSIKDCFDKKNKINQIIKINGWVKTKRDSQKKLSFIDLNDGSCMQSIQIIASNVLQNYEKEILKLTSGCSINVIGLLTLSRGKKQNIEIHAKTIKVIGWIKNIKYYPIQAKYHTLQFLRNIPHLRPRTKIISAITRIRHSLSLIIHNYFHKKGYFWINAPIITTNDCEGSSKMFRVSNLDLLKIPKTTDGKINFKKDFFKKETFLTVSTQLNAEAYCMSMSKVYTFGPTFRAENSNTSKHLSEFWMIEPEIAFASLKDICKISKNIILYLCKKILDEREDELKFLNDFIDTKLINKLENIIKFGFEIISYTNCIKILDKSKISFKYPIKWGIDLQTEHERYLTEKIFKKPIIITDYPKQIKSFYMRLNNDNNTVAAMDMIVPNIGEIIGGGQREERIEVLDNRIQECGLNKENYQWYRDLRIYGTVPHAGFGLGFERLISFITGIYNVRDVIPFPRTPGNAYY, encoded by the coding sequence ATGTATAAAACATACTCAATTAAAGATTGCTTCGATAAAAAAAATAAAATAAATCAAATTATTAAAATTAATGGGTGGGTTAAAACAAAACGTGATTCTCAAAAAAAATTATCATTTATTGATTTAAATGATGGATCATGTATGCAATCAATACAGATTATTGCATCTAACGTTTTACAAAATTATGAAAAAGAAATTTTAAAGTTAACATCTGGTTGCTCAATCAATGTTATAGGTCTTTTAACCTTGTCAAGAGGAAAAAAACAAAATATTGAAATCCATGCTAAAACTATAAAAGTTATAGGATGGATTAAAAACATAAAATATTACCCTATTCAAGCAAAATACCATACATTACAATTTTTAAGAAATATACCTCATCTTAGACCAAGAACTAAAATTATAAGTGCAATCACCAGAATAAGGCATTCATTGTCTTTAATTATTCATAATTATTTTCATAAAAAAGGATATTTTTGGATTAATGCACCAATTATAACAACTAATGATTGTGAAGGATCTAGTAAAATGTTTAGGGTAAGTAATTTAGATTTACTTAAAATACCAAAAACAACAGATGGAAAAATAAATTTTAAAAAAGATTTCTTTAAAAAAGAAACATTTTTAACGGTTTCAACTCAATTAAATGCAGAAGCTTATTGTATGTCAATGTCTAAAGTATATACTTTCGGTCCAACTTTTAGAGCAGAAAATTCTAATACTAGTAAACATTTATCAGAATTCTGGATGATTGAACCCGAGATAGCATTTGCTTCATTAAAAGATATTTGCAAAATAAGTAAAAATATTATTTTATATTTATGCAAAAAAATATTAGATGAAAGAGAAGATGAATTAAAATTTCTTAATGACTTTATTGATACAAAATTAATTAATAAACTAGAAAATATTATTAAATTTGGATTTGAAATTATTTCATATACTAATTGTATAAAAATATTAGATAAATCTAAAATCTCATTTAAATATCCCATAAAATGGGGAATCGATTTACAAACAGAACATGAACGTTACCTTACAGAAAAAATATTTAAAAAACCTATAATAATTACAGATTATCCAAAGCAAATTAAAAGTTTTTATATGCGACTTAATAACGATAATAATACAGTAGCAGCGATGGATATGATTGTCCCTAACATTGGAGAAATTATTGGTGGAGGACAAAGAGAAGAACGTATAGAAGTACTAGACAATAGAATTCAAGAATGTGGCTTAAACAAAGAAAATTATCAATGGTACAGAGATC
- a CDS encoding ribonucleoside-diphosphate reductase subunit alpha has protein sequence MLKETSLDFNLNHKKTLSIPEKIENIINNLPKNLDNINYDLIKKETLRNLHKKATIEDIYTVLIMVSKTLIEKEPNYTYVCSRLLLNKLYNEALDELNLKNEFFFNQNKLNYINYFYKYLKKGIIQGVLDPKLSDFNLEKISKALSPNKDKKFTYISLKTLYDRYLLHDQEIRYELPQAFFMRIAMGLSIHETKKNEKAIDFYNILSSFDYMPSTPTLFNSGTTRPQLSSCYLTSISDNLEDIFNSIKDNALLSKFAGGIGNDWTSVRAMGSHIKGTNGVSLGIIPFLNVANATAIAVNQGGKRKGAVCAYLECWHLDVEEFIELRKNTGDDRRRTHDMNTALWIPDLFMKRVYEKGKWTLFSPNKVPDLHEKYGIIFENTYIEYEKKAKEKLIKETKTVYAIDLWRKILSMLFETGHPWITFKDTCNLRSPQQHCGVIHSSNLCTEITLNTSYDEIAVCNLGSINLSNHIIDKELNIDKLKNTINIAIRMLDNVIDINYYAILKARNTNIRHRPIGLGVMGFQDTLYKLNINYASKEAIEFSDNSMELISYYAIEASCNLAKERGCYSSYKGSLWSKGILPIESIDFVKQSRHKKYFCQNLSQHLDWKTLKIKIKNQGMRNSNIMAIAPTATISNICGVSQSIEPIYKNLYVKSNLSGEFTIINSYLVKDLKDLNLWDETMINDLKHFNGSIQNIKRIPEFIKKRYMTAFEINPLWLIESASRRQKWIDQSQSLNIYINKPSGKEMDFIYKQAWIKGLKTTYYLRSLSASSIEKSTLTNYELNAVKPKKIKKHKISYEPLDSNCEVCQ, from the coding sequence ATGTTAAAAGAAACTTCTTTGGATTTTAATCTAAACCATAAAAAAACATTGTCAATCCCAGAAAAAATAGAGAATATTATAAATAATTTACCCAAAAATCTAGACAATATTAATTATGATTTAATTAAAAAAGAAACATTACGAAACTTACATAAAAAAGCAACAATAGAAGATATTTACACTGTACTTATCATGGTTTCTAAAACTTTAATTGAAAAAGAACCTAATTATACTTATGTTTGTTCTAGATTGTTATTAAATAAACTTTACAACGAAGCTCTTGATGAACTGAATTTAAAAAATGAATTTTTTTTCAATCAAAATAAATTAAATTATATCAATTATTTTTATAAATATTTAAAAAAAGGAATAATACAAGGTGTTCTAGACCCAAAATTAAGTGATTTTAATTTAGAAAAAATAAGTAAGGCACTATCTCCAAACAAAGATAAAAAATTTACCTATATAAGTTTAAAAACTTTATATGATCGTTATTTATTACATGATCAAGAAATACGATATGAATTACCTCAAGCCTTCTTTATGCGAATTGCTATGGGACTATCTATTCATGAAACTAAAAAAAATGAAAAAGCTATAGATTTTTATAATATATTATCCTCATTTGATTATATGCCTTCCACACCAACTCTTTTTAATTCAGGCACTACAAGACCACAACTTTCAAGTTGTTACTTAACATCAATCTCTGATAATTTAGAAGATATTTTTAATTCTATAAAAGATAATGCATTGCTTTCTAAATTTGCAGGAGGAATAGGAAACGATTGGACTTCAGTTAGAGCGATGGGATCTCATATAAAAGGAACTAATGGAGTTTCTTTAGGGATAATACCATTTTTAAATGTAGCAAATGCAACTGCTATTGCTGTAAATCAAGGGGGAAAACGAAAAGGAGCAGTTTGTGCATATCTAGAATGTTGGCATCTTGATGTTGAAGAATTTATAGAATTGAGAAAAAACACAGGAGATGATAGAAGGCGTACTCATGATATGAATACTGCTTTATGGATACCCGATCTTTTTATGAAAAGAGTTTATGAAAAAGGAAAATGGACTCTTTTTTCTCCAAATAAAGTTCCAGATTTACACGAAAAATATGGCATAATTTTCGAAAATACATACATTGAATATGAAAAAAAAGCTAAAGAAAAACTCATAAAAGAAACCAAAACAGTATATGCAATTGATTTATGGAGAAAAATACTTTCTATGTTATTTGAAACTGGTCATCCATGGATAACGTTTAAAGATACATGTAACCTAAGATCCCCACAACAACATTGTGGAGTAATTCATAGTTCTAATCTTTGTACAGAAATTACATTAAATACATCTTATGATGAAATTGCAGTTTGTAATTTAGGAAGTATTAATTTATCCAATCATATTATAGATAAAGAACTAAATATTGATAAATTAAAAAATACAATAAATATTGCAATACGTATGCTTGATAACGTTATTGATATTAATTATTATGCCATTCTGAAAGCTCGTAACACTAATATAAGACATAGACCTATTGGTCTAGGAGTAATGGGGTTTCAAGATACTCTTTATAAACTTAATATAAATTATGCATCTAAAGAAGCTATAGAATTTTCAGATAATTCTATGGAGCTGATTAGTTATTATGCAATTGAAGCCTCATGTAATTTAGCAAAAGAACGAGGGTGTTACTCTAGTTATAAAGGATCTTTATGGAGTAAAGGTATATTACCTATAGAAAGTATTGATTTTGTAAAACAATCAAGACATAAAAAATATTTTTGTCAAAATCTTTCTCAACATCTTGATTGGAAAACATTAAAAATAAAAATAAAAAATCAAGGAATGCGTAATTCTAATATCATGGCAATTGCACCTACCGCAACAATTTCTAATATTTGTGGAGTATCACAATCCATAGAACCAATATACAAAAATCTTTATGTAAAATCAAATTTATCAGGAGAATTTACTATAATAAATTCTTATTTGGTTAAAGACTTAAAAGATTTAAATTTATGGGATGAAACTATGATAAATGATCTTAAACACTTCAATGGAAGTATTCAAAATATTAAACGTATTCCTGAATTTATAAAAAAACGTTATATGACTGCATTTGAAATTAATCCATTATGGTTAATAGAATCTGCCTCTAGAAGACAAAAATGGATAGATCAATCACAATCATTAAACATATATATTAATAAACCATCTGGAAAAGAAATGGACTTCATATATAAACAAGCATGGATAAAAGGATTAAAAACTACATACTATCTGAGAAGTTTAAGTGCTAGTAGTATTGAAAAATCTACACTTACTAACTACGAGCTAAATGCAGTTAAACCAAAAAAAATAAAAAAACACAAAATATCTTATGAACCTCTTGATTCTAATTGTGAAGTATGTCAATAG
- a CDS encoding metallopeptidase TldD-related protein, with translation MKIFSNLLKNKIIDNSINNSFKLMNYVLDKALFNGATDAMVFTCYNLGFLINVRMRKLESIFFNKKIKIKVIIFYGYKKSEVDCTNISFDNIDCLIKKAIDIAKISDEDYCNKLPNKELMKNEYPDLNLYHPWIISLNDMTNKIIDYESQALNLDKRIKNSDGFYLSNNIYYKSFVSTNNRSGIFKSTCHSIGCSFIAEDQKNNNMHRDYDYSIARDYLDLISFKNLTKKAIRNTISRLGSKKIKTQRLPIIFSSRVSKEILLSFIYAISGSNIYSKNSFLIDSIGKQIFPKYFKIYEDPYIMKGLGSAPFDCEGVYTRKNVFVENGILKQYALGSYDARKLGLKTTGNKGGVHNLIVVPNVQKMKNLLSIVNFGILITELMGNGINILTGNYSQGVFGFWVEKGEITFPIDGITIAGNLLDMYKSIIAVCDDINKNSNVQCGSILIEEMMVSGS, from the coding sequence ATGAAGATATTTTCAAATTTGTTAAAAAATAAAATTATTGATAATTCAATAAATAATTCGTTTAAATTAATGAATTATGTTTTAGATAAAGCATTATTTAATGGAGCTACAGATGCTATGGTTTTTACATGTTATAATCTAGGTTTTTTAATTAATGTTCGTATGAGAAAATTAGAATCAATTTTTTTTAACAAAAAAATAAAGATAAAGGTTATTATTTTTTATGGATATAAAAAAAGTGAGGTAGATTGTACAAATATTTCTTTTGATAATATTGATTGTTTAATTAAAAAAGCAATTGATATAGCTAAGATAAGTGACGAAGATTATTGTAATAAATTACCAAATAAAGAGTTGATGAAAAATGAATATCCAGATTTGAATCTATATCATCCTTGGATAATATCATTAAATGACATGACAAATAAAATTATAGATTATGAATCTCAAGCACTTAATTTAGATAAGCGAATTAAAAATTCAGACGGATTTTATTTATCTAATAATATTTATTATAAGAGTTTTGTTTCTACAAATAATAGATCAGGTATTTTTAAAAGTACCTGTCATAGTATAGGATGTTCATTTATTGCAGAAGATCAGAAAAATAATAATATGCATAGAGATTATGATTATAGTATAGCTAGGGATTATTTAGATCTTATTTCATTTAAAAATTTAACTAAAAAAGCAATTAGAAATACTATAAGTAGATTAGGTTCTAAAAAAATAAAAACACAGAGATTACCAATTATTTTTTCTTCTCGTGTTTCTAAAGAAATATTATTAAGTTTTATTTACGCTATTAGCGGAAGTAATATATATAGTAAAAATTCATTTTTAATTGATTCTATTGGGAAACAAATTTTTCCTAAATATTTTAAGATTTATGAAGATCCTTATATTATGAAAGGATTGGGAAGTGCTCCATTTGATTGTGAAGGAGTTTATACTAGAAAAAATGTATTTGTTGAAAATGGTATATTAAAACAATATGCATTAGGTAGTTATGATGCAAGAAAACTTGGATTAAAAACAACAGGAAACAAAGGTGGAGTTCATAATTTAATTGTTGTTCCAAATGTACAAAAAATGAAAAATTTGTTGTCAATAGTAAATTTTGGAATATTAATTACAGAATTGATGGGGAATGGTATAAATATTTTAACTGGAAATTATTCTCAGGGTGTATTTGGTTTTTGGGTAGAAAAAGGTGAAATTACATTTCCAATTGATGGTATAACGATTGCTGGTAATTTATTAGATATGTATAAATCTATAATAGCAGTATGTGATGATATTAATAAAAATTCTAATGTACAGTGCGGTTCAATATTAATTGAAGAAATGATGGTTTCTGGAAGTTAG
- the lipA gene encoding lipoyl synthase, translating into MNIKSGKKYLTFNGISAIKDGVKENNSKKLKFLPKPYWIRIKQVNSTLFYKIKNYLSKYKLNTVCEEAKCPNINECWSNGTMTIMLMGSVCTRSCSFCSIDTGNPRKIIDIFEPRNVAKVISFLNMKYIVLTSVNRDDLRDGGLKHFIRTIKFIKIYSPEIKIEVLSPDFSKSMKNIKILVNSGIHVFSQNIETVKRLTKIVRDNRSSYTNTLNALSYAKKYNSNILTKSSIMLGLGENYEEVIETMNDLRKKNVDLLTLGQYLQPTKNHLPVVRYIKPEEFNQFKKIGLDKGFFKVESGPLVRSSYNAESVFNKRNL; encoded by the coding sequence ATGAATATTAAAAGTGGAAAAAAATATTTAACATTTAATGGAATAAGTGCTATTAAGGATGGTGTTAAAGAAAATAATTCTAAAAAATTGAAATTTTTACCAAAACCGTATTGGATAAGAATTAAACAAGTTAATAGTACTTTATTTTATAAAATAAAAAATTATTTATCGAAATATAAATTAAATACTGTATGTGAAGAAGCAAAATGTCCAAACATTAATGAATGCTGGTCTAATGGTACAATGACTATTATGCTAATGGGATCTGTATGTACTCGTTCATGTTCATTTTGTTCTATAGATACTGGTAATCCAAGAAAAATTATAGATATTTTTGAGCCACGTAATGTAGCTAAAGTAATATCGTTTTTAAATATGAAATATATAGTATTAACATCAGTTAATCGTGATGATCTAAGAGATGGTGGCTTAAAACATTTTATTAGAACTATAAAATTTATAAAAATATATTCTCCTGAAATAAAAATAGAAGTTTTATCACCAGATTTTAGTAAATCAATGAAAAATATAAAGATATTAGTTAACAGTGGTATTCATGTTTTTTCACAAAATATAGAAACAGTAAAGCGTTTAACTAAAATTGTTAGAGATAATAGATCAAGTTATACTAATACATTAAATGCTTTAAGTTATGCTAAAAAATACAATTCAAATATTTTAACAAAATCTAGTATAATGTTAGGACTTGGTGAGAATTATGAAGAAGTTATTGAAACTATGAATGATTTACGCAAGAAAAATGTTGATTTATTAACGTTAGGTCAATATTTGCAACCAACAAAAAATCATTTGCCAGTTGTACGTTATATTAAACCTGAAGAATTTAATCAATTTAAAAAAATTGGATTAGATAAAGGTTTTTTTAAAGTAGAATCAGGTCCATTAGTTCGTTCTAGTTATAACGCTGAAAGCGTTTTTAACAAAAGAAATCTATAA
- a CDS encoding ribonucleotide-diphosphate reductase subunit beta encodes MLFIKNDNQNIKKKIQKKYNTSNKINLNRINVDDKKIINCRADLNQLVPLKYNWAWEKYLLSCANHWMPNEINMNNDIVLWKNPRSLSDNERLIIKRSLGFFSTADSLVANNLVLAIYKHITNPECRQYLLRQAFEEALHTHAYQYIVESLGLDESEIFNMYKEIPSVSKKAAWALPFTQNLSDPYFKTGTLKNDQKLLYDLIAFYIIFEGIFFYVGFVQILSMGRQNKMIGTSEQFQYILRDESMHMNFGIDLINQIKNENPHLWTENFKKQIISLIKEGVNLEYQYAVDTIKNGILGMNIEMFKEYLYFIANRRLNQIGLPMIYSNINNPFPWMSEMTDLKKEKNFFETRVTEYQSGGVLNWDDDY; translated from the coding sequence ATGTTATTTATAAAAAATGACAATCAAAATATCAAAAAAAAGATACAAAAAAAATACAATACATCTAATAAAATTAATTTAAATAGAATTAATGTTGATGATAAAAAAATTATTAATTGTAGAGCTGATCTTAATCAATTAGTTCCATTAAAATACAATTGGGCATGGGAAAAATATTTATTATCTTGTGCAAATCATTGGATGCCTAATGAAATAAATATGAACAATGACATTGTTCTATGGAAAAACCCACGATCATTAAGTGATAACGAACGATTAATCATTAAAAGAAGTTTAGGTTTTTTTTCTACTGCTGATTCTTTAGTAGCTAATAATTTAGTACTAGCAATTTATAAACATATTACCAATCCAGAATGTAGACAATATTTACTTAGACAGGCTTTCGAAGAAGCTTTACACACACATGCATATCAATATATAGTCGAAAGTTTAGGGCTAGATGAATCTGAAATATTTAATATGTATAAAGAAATCCCTTCTGTTTCTAAAAAAGCTGCTTGGGCTTTACCTTTTACACAAAATTTAAGTGATCCTTATTTTAAAACAGGAACACTAAAAAATGATCAAAAATTATTATATGATCTTATTGCATTCTATATAATTTTTGAAGGAATATTTTTTTATGTAGGGTTTGTTCAAATTCTTTCAATGGGTCGACAAAATAAAATGATTGGTACTTCTGAACAATTTCAATACATTTTAAGAGATGAATCTATGCATATGAATTTTGGAATTGATTTAATTAATCAAATTAAAAATGAAAATCCTCATTTATGGACAGAAAATTTTAAAAAACAAATTATTTCATTAATAAAAGAAGGAGTAAATCTCGAATATCAATATGCTGTTGATACCATAAAAAATGGAATTTTAGGAATGAACATAGAAATGTTTAAAGAATATTTATACTTTATAGCTAATAGAAGACTTAATCAAATTGGATTACCTATGATATATTCAAATATAAATAATCCATTTCCATGGATGAGCGAAATGACAGATTTAAAAAAAGAAAAAAATTTTTTTGAGACAAGAGTTACAGAATATCAAAGTGGAGGTGTTTTAAACTGGGATGATGATTATTAA
- the infA gene encoding translation initiation factor IF-1: protein MSKEDHIEMSGIVIDTLPNTMFRVKLENGHIIIAHISGRMRKNYIRILTGDKVKIELTPYDLTKGRIIFREKI, encoded by the coding sequence ATGTCAAAAGAAGATCATATTGAAATGTCTGGAATAGTTATAGATACTTTGCCAAATACTATGTTTAGAGTAAAATTAGAAAACGGGCATATTATTATTGCCCATATTTCTGGAAGAATGAGAAAAAATTATATTCGTATTTTGACTGGAGATAAAGTAAAAATTGAGCTTACACCATATGATTTAACAAAAGGTAGAATTATTTTTAGAGAAAAAATATAA